The following proteins are co-located in the Leptospira weilii genome:
- a CDS encoding TPR end-of-group domain-containing protein, whose product MSFELNIRKSFFLRFLIVVSCLFLFESCRFVSIQESLRSYILVKSALNFNSYISRKEWKNAALVARFYSMSVSVFGIGDATLDGFKSGSAYSAREDFAADLLAYAVFAEDDQFLPLLYQLIPAKIRDSRLAFNLACFHSIRGDKWKMIHYMKMAFSLRMTVDKFEKDRDFDRFRRDEDFIRILRIHRNFYSKKESNRQKRRTGYGLEVQ is encoded by the coding sequence ATGAGTTTTGAATTGAATATCCGGAAATCGTTTTTTCTTCGATTTCTGATCGTCGTTTCTTGTCTGTTTTTATTTGAGAGCTGTAGATTTGTTTCCATACAAGAATCTTTGCGAAGTTATATTCTTGTTAAAAGCGCGTTGAATTTTAATTCTTATATTTCTCGGAAAGAATGGAAGAACGCGGCTCTTGTGGCTCGTTTCTATTCGATGAGCGTTTCCGTCTTTGGGATCGGCGATGCTACGTTAGACGGATTTAAAAGTGGAAGCGCCTATTCTGCGAGAGAAGATTTTGCAGCGGATCTTCTTGCTTACGCTGTATTTGCGGAGGATGATCAATTTCTGCCTCTTCTCTATCAATTGATTCCTGCTAAGATCCGAGATTCCAGACTTGCATTCAATCTCGCCTGTTTTCATTCCATTCGCGGAGATAAATGGAAAATGATCCATTATATGAAGATGGCATTCTCTCTGAGGATGACCGTCGATAAATTTGAAAAGGATCGAGACTTTGATCGTTTCCGTCGGGACGAGGATTTTATTCGAATTCTTCGCATACATCGAAATTTTTATTCAAAGAAGGAAAGTAATCGGCAGAAAAGGAGGACGGGATACGGACTCGAAGTGCAGTGA
- a CDS encoding AtpZ/AtpI family protein, with product MSEKNSEPSGKNESSDKDAQDASGFQKDSKRQEKEFSPWEFAGLGIEFGVIVVGSVYLGNYLDTKFHSSPFGLLGACLLGFSYGIYYIIYRTTLKK from the coding sequence ATGTCCGAAAAGAATTCAGAACCTTCCGGTAAAAATGAATCCTCCGATAAGGACGCTCAAGACGCGTCCGGGTTTCAAAAGGATTCTAAGCGCCAAGAAAAAGAATTCTCTCCCTGGGAATTTGCGGGGCTCGGAATCGAATTCGGTGTGATCGTAGTCGGTTCGGTTTATCTGGGAAATTATCTGGATACTAAATTTCATTCTTCTCCCTTCGGTTTGTTAGGCGCTTGTCTTCTCGGATTTTCCTACGGAATCTATTACATCATCTACAGAACGACTTTGAAGAAGTAA
- the lepB gene encoding signal peptidase I: protein MNLESEVKTKNSSTGEESPISSAFSFILIVILVFAFKSSVLDANNIPSGSMIPTLKIGDFLFVNKMRYSIRMPFTEAELIRIDDPKRGDIVTFAPPLRALSLGDSRDGFFAKRYVKRVVGLPGDTIRISSKFLSTKKGNVNYSVIEYKEKGSDTFQGYDPVEIEEGTILGDLDNLYAPTRSLFLEKKPGFEHYVLEGYEEDRKRLDGYECNFSIGCQIPENQYMVVGDNRDDSHDSRAWGFVKREDILGKALVIYFSINWKDNVCEYKSGKELSEKGPEFAERYQGEELIKNCHPSEIGLVREESKAGWIERTLRYRIWRMEVRWNRIGTILR, encoded by the coding sequence ATGAACCTGGAATCCGAGGTAAAAACAAAAAATTCGTCTACCGGAGAGGAATCTCCGATCAGCTCCGCATTTTCCTTTATTTTGATCGTGATCTTGGTATTTGCCTTCAAATCCTCGGTTTTGGACGCGAATAATATTCCTTCTGGATCGATGATTCCCACTTTAAAAATAGGGGACTTTCTATTTGTGAATAAGATGAGATATTCGATTCGTATGCCTTTTACCGAGGCGGAACTGATTCGGATCGACGATCCCAAGCGGGGGGATATCGTTACTTTCGCGCCTCCGCTTCGGGCTCTGAGTTTAGGAGATAGCCGAGACGGTTTTTTCGCAAAACGCTACGTGAAACGTGTGGTAGGTCTGCCGGGGGACACAATCCGAATCTCTTCTAAATTTCTTTCCACGAAAAAAGGAAACGTGAACTATTCCGTGATCGAATATAAGGAAAAAGGATCCGACACATTTCAAGGTTACGATCCTGTGGAAATAGAAGAGGGAACTATTCTAGGAGATTTGGACAACCTTTATGCCCCGACTAGATCTTTGTTTTTGGAAAAGAAACCCGGCTTTGAACACTACGTTCTAGAAGGTTATGAAGAAGATCGTAAACGCCTCGACGGATACGAATGTAATTTTTCAATCGGTTGCCAGATTCCCGAAAATCAATATATGGTCGTTGGCGACAATCGGGACGATTCTCACGATTCCCGCGCTTGGGGTTTTGTCAAAAGGGAAGACATCCTTGGAAAAGCTTTGGTGATCTATTTTTCCATCAACTGGAAGGACAATGTCTGCGAATATAAGAGCGGAAAGGAACTTTCCGAGAAAGGCCCGGAATTTGCAGAACGGTATCAGGGAGAAGAACTCATAAAAAATTGCCATCCTTCCGAGATAGGACTTGTGCGCGAGGAAAGCAAAGCCGGTTGGATCGAACGCACTCTTCGGTATAGAATCTGGAGAATGGAAGTTCGTTGGAATCGGATCGGCACGATTCTGCGTTAG